The Phaseolus vulgaris cultivar G19833 chromosome 10, P. vulgaris v2.0, whole genome shotgun sequence DNA window TATAATTCCATCTCTAATTTAGcaatttgagttttttttttacatatttttggattataagatgaataaaaacaatttattccCAATTTTGTACTAATTTTAGAAATCTAAGGGAAGATGGAGATAAAAGGGCTAAAATAGAATGGACAAGTTAAAGATAAGATGAAAGGACAAAGTTGGAAACCTGTCAAAACTCGCCCAAGACTCTCACAAGCCTTACTTAAGTGAGTTCACTCCAGTGAAGTTGGGCTTTTGCTCGTGAAAATCGCTTAAGCAAGCAATATTTTGCTTAAGCAAAATGTCACTTAAACCAaacccaattaggttaaattgAAGGCGTGAGACAAAACCTTAGACATCATTGGGAGGACAATCAGAGATAGAAAGAGGAGGCAACCATCAAAGAGGAAAACTCTGGATCTTCTTTTATTGCTTTCCATTCTTGTAATGGCCAATATTGGTAACTAAGTGTTTCATTTGGGATTGgaagtaatttgttcaaactatgatgtattaaggtgatatttatttataatattatgttcttgattgatgattggtttTATCAttcattctcaaagtttgaatctttattcataattttgatCCTTGGATTTGACAGGAAAGTACTTCTAAACATATGacttaaatgataatgcttagtatatttgaatgttaggaataaatttgaaatgttaattgctttacAACATTTGTTTGTAATgataaaaattttataaatatgtgagaaatcgatatttaagaaacaatcttaataattttgtatgtgaataatcgatatgaatgatttgtgtatgtgcatcaatgtcaatcaagatgaaatgttatatgtttttatgcATTGAAATACAAATGAGAGAGAAAGATTAACCTCAATCCcaattttttcaattgaataATCCAAatcatttactttatttttatttaatttcttacaaaTTCATGATGCAAACAAACTTTTACACATCTTTTTATACTTATTGAATATTATGCTTGAAATTTTAGAACTGTTTCTTGTGGGTTCGATAATCATCCTTGGGaacaatttattacttttgactTTGTACACTTGTCAAATAAGAAAGTCATCACTTAGAAGAGGAGGTTTATATGAAATCACTTACTGGATTGAATCTTTCTTATCTTGCCCTTGTTTGCAAGTTAATCAAATCTTTATATGGCCTTCAACAAGCTAGTAGTCAATGGAATTTCAAACTTTTTACTACTCTTGTTGTTGTTGGTTTTGTCTAGTCAAAATCTAAATATTTCTTATTCGCTATGCGTTTTGGTCATTCTACATTTTGTAGTTGATCATGAATAGCacagtttaaattttttaactgAACTTGTGGGGTATCGGTAACTATAGTTTTATAAGATTGCTTTGTGCTCTTTCCGGTGGAGTATGTGATCAGTTACTGAGCAAGTCAGAAGATTTAGAAGATAACCTTTTCTAAAACCTATTAAGCAATGCTAATAGAGTATAGATCATCTAGCTCACTTTATTATTGCTTCTGAAATATATTGAGACAGTGAAATCTGTATTTTGGCCATAAATCTATATAGCAGATCTGGaagtttataattaatgaaaccATAATCAAGAAAGATTTTTGGTTTCTCACAATCGAACTGTCTTATATTTAGCTTATGAGTCACCCTAATAGAAAGTTGGGAACATTTTTTGGCCGGGGAGAACCAAATTAGAAAAGATAAATCCAAACTTTTCATGTTGCGTATTGACCTACAATTCAAACGACCTGGTACATATCATGTCTATCCAACAACTTCCCTTTCCATAATTTGTTACATTCACCTAAAAATTGTCCTCCtatattttacattaatatAATGCTTGTAAAAGCATAATCCAACAAGAAAACTATTGTTGGAAATTCTGTTTTTCAACTGCAAATAAATGCACATAAGTGCAagtgatattttattattctgttttaattgttgatttaaTATTTCTAGATAACTGTTCATAAAATTAGTTAAAGAGTTTGTTACTGCAAGTACTATAAATGTAATTGTCagcaaagataataaaatatcttcctttgaattattataaaaaaccaacaattggtatcagagcaatCTTCTCGAGGGATCCGAGGTTAGTAGAGTGCATCAATGGAAGGAGGTTTCAATTTTTCAGCAATGGCACAACCTGTCTTTGATGGAGACAATTATCAAATGTGGGTTGTTCGTATGGAGACCTACCTAGAAGCATTGAATTTATGGGAAGCTGTAGAAGAAGAAATTCAGTCCCTTCCAGAAAACCCTACTGTGGCACAAATAAAATCacagaaggaaaagaagatgaaaagatcAAAGACAAAAGCATGTCTATTTGCAGTTGTATCTCCTATGGTATTCACAAGGATAATGTCCTTGAAGTCAGCAAAAGAAATCTGGGATTACCTCAAGGCAGAATATGAAGGTGATGAGAGGATTCGTGGAATGCAAGTGCTAAATCTAATCAAGGAGTTTGAACTGCAGAGAATGGAGGAGTCAGAATCCGTAAAAGAGTACTCTGACAGACTTCTAAGCATTGCCAACAAAGTGAGGTTGCTTGGATCTGTGTTAAAAGATTCAATAATTGTGAAAAAACTGCTTGTAATGGTTCCAGAGAGGTTTGAAGTCACCATAACAACCCTAGAGAACACAAAGGACCTATAAAAAGTTTCTCTTGCAGAGCTCTTAAATTCTTTACAAGCACAAGAACAAAGAAGAGCCATGAGACAAGATGGAACAATAGAAGGAGCCTTAACAGCCAAACATGAAGGTGGCTGGAGAAACAAAGGTAGCCAGATCAAGCAGAACCATCAAGAAAATGGAGAAGTTGCTGCACACAATAACAACAAAAGGAGAAATTACCCTCCTTGTAAGCATTGCAACAAGTTAGGTCATCCACCGTTTAATGCTGGAGAAGACCTGATGCTAAGTgcaacaagtgcaatcaacttgggCATGAAGCTgtcatttgtagaaaccaaagtgAGCAACAAGAGGTAAACCAAAGTGAGCAACAAGATGTAAATGCTCAATTTGCAAATGAGGAGGAGGATGTACTTTTCGTTGCAACTGGTTTCTCCAACAATATTTCAAGTGCATCTTGGCTAATTGACAGTGGATGCACAAATCACATGACTTATGACAAAATACTTTTTAAGGAGTTAAAGCCTTCACAAATCACAAAGGTCAAGATAGGCCATGGGGGTCACATTTCAGTAAATGGAATAGGAACCATTGTTGTAGCAACACATTCAGGTACTAAAACTATTACTGATGTGTTATATGTACCTAACATAGACCAAAATTTATTGAGTGTTGGCTAGCTACTCGATAAAGGCTTCAAGGTGTTGTTTGAAGATAACCACTGTTTGATCAAGGATGCTACATAACAAGATTTGTTCAAGGTACAAATGAGAGGCAAAAGTTTCTCATTAGATCTATTTCAGGAGGAGCTGACTAGTCAAAGGCTTCTCAAGATGCAAAAATCTGAAATGGAAGATGATCCACCAATTAAAGGCAATCGATTACTCTCTGACATATATCATAGATGTAACGTTGCAATATGTGAACAACATGTGGATCACAAAGAACCTGTTGATCACAAAGAAGTTATCAATAACCCAAGGCGGAAAAGACAATGGAGGAAGAGGTGTATATGATTGCGAAGAACAAAACTCGGGAGCTTGTTAACATACCTCGAAATAGAAAGGTacatcaaatggatgtcaaaTCAACATTCATAAATGGATTTTTTGAAGGGGGAAATTTCTGTTGTGCAACCTAAAGGTCTCATTGTGGAAGGAAAAGAAGACAAATGTTATTAGATCAGCTTAGGCTTTGACAATAGTCTTTTAGAATCTGCACCTTATGTCAAATCAAAAGGTGTTGAATGGAGATTAAGCAGAGCgatgatgaaaaaaaataaaaattgcagattTGTTTACCAAGCCACTTCCAACCAACAAGTTTGAGTTCTCAAGACAGAAGATTGGAATTTGCAGTTCAAAAAATCAAAGAGGAGTGTTGGAAATTCTGTTTTTCAACTGCAAATAAATGCACATAAgtgaaaatgatattttattattctgttttaattgtgttttaattgttgatttaatatatttttatataactgCTCATAAAATTAGTTAAAGAGTTTGTTACTACAAGTACTACAAATGTAATTGTCAACcaagataataaaatatcttcCTTTGAATTATTCTAAAAAACCAACAACTATgtctattattttcaaaattttaatttctttcgCTCTTTCAGCATGTTACccacttaaaatttatttgttccCTAAAGAAACAAAAGACTTAATGTCTCTGGATATGCGAACTACCTTAA harbors:
- the LOC137819199 gene encoding uncharacterized protein; protein product: MAQPVFDGDNYQMWVVRMETYLEALNLWEAVEEEIQSLPENPTVAQIKSQKEKKMKRSKTKACLFAVVSPMVFTRIMSLKSAKEIWDYLKAEYEGDERIRGMQVLNLIKEFELQRMEESESVKEYSDRLLSIANKVRLLGSVLKDSIIVKKLLVMVPERNQSEQQEVNQSEQQDVNAQFANEEEDVLFVATGFSNNISSASWLIDSGCTNHMTYDKILFKELKPSQITKVKIGHGGHISVNGIGTIVVATHSGESEGSNDEMIDEANPCNIEHLDDKALFVIFVDNDVPGH